In Trichocoleus desertorum ATA4-8-CV12, a single window of DNA contains:
- a CDS encoding beta galactosidase jelly roll domain-containing protein, protein MKLLGRSLEINAPSDSSAIAMFRQLETGYPRPQLQRANWLNLNGAWKFAFNDQGNWTQPTDVSEWAHTIEVPFAPESQRSGIGDTGFHPNCWYERDFELNPTQSPHASRVLLHFGAVDYQARIWVNGQFIGEHEGGHSSFSFDITTALRPEGPQRVTVWAQDDPQDLAKPRGKQDWLLEAHSIWYPRTSGIWQAVWAETVPETYLEKIRWTPHFERWEIGFEALIAGRTCDDLRLSVRLTVDSRLLVNDVYEVINGEIHRRIALSDPGIDDYRNALLWSPEKPTLIDAQVQLWRHGELLDEVKSYTAMRTVSIQRDRFMLNGHPYYLRLVLDQGYWTDTLMTPPSDEALRQDIELTKRMGFNGVRKHQKVEDPRFLYWADAMGLLVWEEMPSAYRFTPKAVERITKEWTEIIERDASHPCIVAWVPFNESWGVPNLTETPAHRHYVQALYYLTKTLDPTRPVIGNDGWESTTTDILAIHDYDNRPPRLAKRYGPDMKLSDLLNNQRPGGRVLTLDCYPHQGQPIMLTEFGGIAYTRPTDTEAYKAWGYARSSDTCELQQQYSALLTTVNQVQMFSGFCYTQLTDTFQEANGLLYADRTPKFPLEAIASATLGRDAVGADGSILTPSVATPWPSAENVLPGTPQAGWSEAHAVQQMPHCSGHPGSQSW, encoded by the coding sequence ATGAAATTACTCGGCAGAAGCCTCGAAATCAATGCCCCCTCTGATTCCAGCGCGATCGCGATGTTTCGCCAGCTTGAAACGGGGTATCCTCGTCCACAGTTACAGCGGGCTAACTGGCTCAACCTCAATGGAGCTTGGAAGTTTGCCTTCAATGATCAAGGCAACTGGACCCAGCCCACCGATGTTAGTGAGTGGGCCCACACGATTGAAGTTCCCTTTGCTCCAGAGTCGCAACGCAGTGGTATCGGTGACACCGGGTTTCACCCCAACTGCTGGTATGAGCGCGACTTTGAATTAAACCCCACTCAAAGTCCTCATGCTTCTCGGGTATTGCTGCATTTTGGTGCGGTTGATTACCAGGCTCGCATTTGGGTAAACGGTCAGTTCATCGGAGAACATGAAGGGGGGCATAGTTCCTTCAGTTTTGACATCACCACCGCTCTGCGTCCAGAAGGACCTCAGCGAGTCACCGTTTGGGCACAAGATGATCCCCAAGACCTAGCGAAGCCTAGAGGCAAGCAAGATTGGCTGCTAGAAGCTCATAGCATTTGGTATCCCCGTACCAGTGGCATTTGGCAAGCCGTTTGGGCTGAGACGGTGCCAGAAACCTACTTAGAGAAGATTCGCTGGACGCCCCACTTTGAGCGCTGGGAAATTGGCTTTGAAGCCCTGATTGCGGGTAGAACCTGCGATGATCTCCGCCTCAGCGTCCGGTTGACGGTAGATAGTCGCTTATTGGTGAATGACGTTTACGAAGTGATCAATGGTGAAATCCATCGTCGGATTGCATTGTCTGACCCTGGCATTGATGACTACCGGAACGCTTTACTCTGGAGCCCTGAAAAGCCAACCTTAATCGACGCGCAGGTGCAGCTCTGGCGTCACGGTGAGCTATTAGATGAAGTTAAGTCTTACACGGCGATGCGAACTGTTTCGATCCAGCGCGATCGCTTCATGCTCAATGGGCACCCCTACTACCTCCGCTTGGTGTTAGATCAGGGCTACTGGACTGACACTCTAATGACACCCCCCTCTGACGAAGCGCTGCGTCAAGACATTGAGCTGACCAAGCGCATGGGCTTTAACGGCGTCCGTAAACACCAAAAAGTTGAAGATCCTCGCTTCCTCTACTGGGCCGATGCAATGGGCTTGCTGGTATGGGAAGAAATGCCTAGCGCCTATCGCTTCACTCCCAAAGCTGTAGAGCGGATCACCAAAGAGTGGACAGAGATCATCGAGCGAGACGCTAGCCACCCTTGTATTGTCGCCTGGGTCCCTTTCAATGAATCTTGGGGTGTCCCTAACCTGACTGAGACTCCAGCCCACCGCCATTATGTCCAAGCCCTGTACTACCTGACCAAAACCCTCGATCCGACTCGTCCGGTGATTGGCAACGATGGCTGGGAAAGTACCACCACCGACATTTTGGCCATTCACGACTACGACAACCGCCCGCCACGATTGGCTAAGCGTTATGGTCCTGACATGAAGCTTTCTGATTTGCTCAACAATCAGCGGCCTGGTGGACGAGTTTTAACCCTAGATTGCTATCCGCACCAGGGCCAGCCGATTATGCTGACCGAGTTTGGTGGCATTGCCTACACCCGTCCCACTGATACGGAAGCTTACAAAGCTTGGGGTTATGCTCGCTCTTCGGACACTTGTGAGCTGCAACAACAATATAGTGCTCTACTCACGACTGTGAATCAGGTGCAGATGTTTAGTGGTTTTTGCTATACGCAGTTGACCGATACATTCCAGGAAGCCAACGGGTTACTTTATGCCGATCGCACGCCGAAGTTTCCGCTAGAGGCGATCGCATCTGCAACCCTAGGTAGGGATGCTGTAGGAGCAGATGGATCTATACTGACGCCATCAGTTGCAACCCCGTGGCCCAGTGCAGAAAATGTACTTCCAGGAACTCCTCAAGCCGGATGGTCGGAAGCTCACGCTGTACAGCAGATGCCCCATTGCAGCGGGCATCCAGGCTCCCAGTCCTGGTAA
- the galE gene encoding UDP-glucose 4-epimerase GalE, whose translation MILVTGGAGYIGSHAVMELQQAGYEVIVLDNLSYGHREIVEEVLQVKLVVGDISDRALLDHLFSTYSITAVMHFAAYIAVGESVTDPAKYYRNNVTGTLTLLEAMIAASVKQFVFSSTCALYGIPKFVPITEEHPQDPISPYATTKQAVEHILSDFDTAYGLKSVRFRYFNAAGAHSNGQLGEDHEPETHLIPLVLMAALGKLPAIQILGTDYPTPDGTCVRDYIHVSDLAQAHVQGLQYLENAGASDVFNLGNGLGFSVREVIEAAREVTGREIPVVERDRRPGDPPVLVGSSDKARKVLGWQPQYADLKQILTHAWQWHQQRHGQPTPLPQ comes from the coding sequence ATGATTTTAGTAACTGGGGGCGCAGGATATATTGGTTCCCATGCCGTTATGGAATTGCAACAGGCAGGCTACGAAGTTATTGTTTTGGACAACCTCTCTTATGGTCATCGAGAGATTGTTGAAGAAGTTTTACAAGTCAAACTGGTGGTAGGAGATATTAGCGATCGCGCCCTCCTCGATCATCTATTCTCTACCTATTCCATCACCGCAGTCATGCACTTTGCGGCCTATATTGCCGTGGGTGAGTCTGTTACAGATCCTGCTAAGTACTACCGCAACAACGTTACAGGGACTCTTACGCTCTTAGAAGCCATGATCGCAGCCTCTGTGAAGCAATTTGTGTTTTCCTCGACCTGTGCGCTGTATGGCATTCCCAAATTTGTGCCGATTACAGAAGAGCATCCCCAAGATCCGATCAGCCCCTACGCCACCACGAAACAGGCAGTAGAGCATATTCTCTCTGATTTCGATACGGCTTACGGCTTAAAGTCGGTTCGCTTTCGCTACTTCAACGCAGCCGGAGCCCATTCTAACGGCCAGCTGGGAGAGGATCACGAGCCTGAAACGCATCTAATTCCTCTGGTTCTGATGGCTGCTCTAGGCAAGCTACCTGCTATTCAAATTTTGGGAACCGATTACCCTACGCCGGATGGTACTTGCGTCCGTGATTACATTCATGTCAGCGACTTGGCTCAAGCTCACGTGCAGGGATTGCAGTATCTAGAAAATGCTGGGGCCAGTGATGTCTTCAATTTGGGTAATGGCTTAGGATTTTCTGTGCGCGAGGTGATTGAAGCCGCTCGTGAAGTCACGGGACGAGAGATTCCTGTCGTAGAGCGCGATCGCCGTCCGGGAGACCCACCTGTCTTGGTAGGTAGTAGTGACAAAGCTAGAAAGGTTCTAGGTTGGCAACCCCAATACGCTGACTTGAAACAAATCTTGACCCACGCTTGGCAATGGCACCAACAACGGCATGGCCAACCGACGCCACTGCCACAGTAA